The Falco peregrinus isolate bFalPer1 chromosome 9, bFalPer1.pri, whole genome shotgun sequence genome includes a window with the following:
- the SOX18 gene encoding transcription factor SOX-18, which yields MNISESNYCREEISQPRGDCSWVTAAVPAAEPGLAFPRPPGAASPASRTPSPEPGFAFGPGPGGAAPGAAPGAAPSRTPSPEPGYGYSPPAGRAEGKAGEDSRIRRPMNAFMVWAKDERKRLAQQNPDLHNAVLSKMLGQSWKALSASDKRPFVEEAERLRIQHLQDHPNYKYRPRRKKQAKKIKRMEPNILLHNLSQPCSDNFSMSHHGGSGHPQPPPLNHFRELHSMGSDIENYGLPTPEMSPLDVLEQTEPAFFPPHMQDDCNMMPFRGYHHHHQMEFPQEKCMGRDVAVPYAQTPSHLADAMRTPHPSSIYYNQMCSGTQNGLSAHLGQLSPPPEAHHMESVDHLNQTELWTDVDRNEFDQYLNMSRTRPEASGLPYHVSLSKVTPRSISCEESSLISALSDASSAVYYSPCITG from the exons ATGAATATATCTGAGTCTAACTACTGCCGAGAGGAGATATCGCAACCCCGGGGCGACTGTTCATGGGTCACCGCCGCCGTGCCGGCCGCTGAGCCCGGGCTCGCCTTCCCGCGCCCCCCGGGAGCCGCCTCCCCCGCCAGCCGCACGCCCAGCCCCGAGCCCGGCTTCGCCttcggccccggccccggcggcgcggcccccggcgcggcccccggcgcggcccccaGCCGCACGCCCAGCCCCGAGCCGGGCTATGGATACAGCCCCCCGGCGGGCCGCGCCGAGGGCAAGGCCGGCGAGGACTCCCGCATCCGCCGGCCCATGAACGCCTTCATGGTCTGGGCGAAGGATGAGCGCAAGCGGCTGGCGCAGCAGAACCCCGACCTGCACAACGCCGTGCTCAGCAAGATGCTGG GCCAGTCATGGAAAGCGCTGAGCGCCAGCGACAAGCGTCCCTTCGTGGAAGAGGCAGAGCGGCTGCGAATCCAGCATCTCCAGGATCACCCCAACTACAAGTACCGCccaaggagaaagaagcaagcCAAGAAAATCAAGAGGATGGAACCCAATATCCTCCTGCATAACCTTTCCCAGCCTTGCAGTGACAACTTCAGCATGAGTCACCATGGCGGCAGCggccacccccagcctcccccactTAACCACTTCAGAGAACTCCACTCCATGGGGTCGGATATTGAAAACTATGGCTTGCCAACTCCTGAGATGTCTCCCTTGGATGTCTTGGAACAGACCGAGCCGGCATTTTTCCCTCCGCACATGCAGGATGACTGCAACATGATGCCCTTTCGCGGctaccaccaccatcaccagaTGGAGTTTCCCCAGGAGAAGTGCATGGGGAGGGACGTGGCAGTGCCCTACGCGCAGACCCCCTCGCACTTGGCCGACGCCATGAGGActccccatccctccagcaTATACTACAACCAGATGTGCTCGGGAACTCAGAACGGGCTTTCCGCCCACCTGGGCCAGCTCTCGCCCCCACCTGAAGCCCACCACATGGAGAGCGTGGATCACTTGAACCAAACCGAGCTGTGGACAGACGTTGACCGCAACGAGTTTGACCAGTATTTGAACATGAGCAGGACTCGTCCCGAAGCCTCGGGACTCCCTTACCATGTCTCCCTGTCCAAAGTGACTCCTAGAAGCATCTCCTGCGAGGAGAGCAGCTTGATATCTGCCTTGTCCGATGCCAGCAGCGCTGTTTACTATAGCCCCTGCATCACCGGTTAG